The sequence ctctccttctctatgtcaaaaataaacattaaaaattttaggcaaaataaaattaaacttaaaaagagaacagCCATCAATTGATAAAGGTTGAATGCTTAGTACTGATGCACATGTGGAGATAGAGCAATTACCATACGTGTTCAATGTTGacacaaaacttaaaattttagtgCAAGAATACATATTTCCACACAACTAGATGCTCAGTATACACATTacacattttaaagacaaaagacCACAAGACATTGTCCTTATTGAAGATACTCCAAATGTATAACATTCACTGATatattgacacacacacacagggccctaTCCAGTTCCTGAATGAATCTTGAGAAAGCGGGGGCAGGATTTTGACAGCCTCAGTGCCAGGACTGAATCACTACTGCTTTCATGATGCTTTCGTCTCATAGGTCTGAGCCGACTTCAGATATAGGAGAACAGGCCCCCAATGACAATGGAGGATATCATGTTCCTCACACTGCTGGTAGGAAGgaaaactggtgcatccactctggaaaacaatatagaggctcctcaaaaaattaaaaatagaactgccctaggACCCAGAAATTGCATGAcaaaatattgattcaaaagATACAATTAGGccgattcaaagggacacatgcagcccaatgtttatagcagcaccatcaacaatagccaaaatacggaaagagcccaaatgtcctttaagagatgaatggaaaaagaagatgtggaatatgtatacaatgaaatattactcagggatccaaaaaatgaaatcattccaCCTGCAACAACATAGATTAAACTAGACtatattacactaagtgaaattaatcaaagataaacaaatatcacatgacttcactcatatgttaaatataagacacaaaacaagtgaacataaagaagggaagcaagaataatataaaaacagggagggggacaaaacataagagacttttaaatacagagaacaaactgaggctgcTGGAGGGATTGTGTATGGGATGATGGGCTAACTGGGCAAGGCGTATTAAGGAGGAcgcttattgggatgagcactgggtactaTACAtgggagatgaatcactggaatctactcctgaaatcattatgcactgtatgttaactaacttagatataaatcttaaaaattaataaaataaaaaacaaaataaaggctaCAACATCACATTCACTTGTTAtgggatgtttatttttattaatcattcAGAATTGTGTAACAGTTATTTCTTACTGAGATGGCTACTTGTGAAGATAAGACATATagagatttttaataataaacatacaagttttatttttttctttaagtttcctCCTGCTGGATCCAAGAAATCTGCACAGAATATGGGAATCCTGGGAAATAGTGTTTGTTCcccatatttttgttgtttttttttcataatattttattgtcaaattgttttccatacaacacccagtgctcttcccctcaagtgccctccaccatcaccaccacctgtcttcccccctttcccctccccccaaccctcagttcattctcagctttcaatagtctctcaagttctgcatccctctctctcgtAAATGTCACTGCATTCAGATATATGGGGCCCTTGGAAGCTGTGAGATATAAAAGCCTTGATCAGTTGAAACCTGGATAAAAGAATCTGAAAATGGTATGAAGAGAggatctaaatatatttttccgTTTAAAACTTCTCCTGCATTACTATAGGTAAAATGCGTAGAATATGAAAAAGGACTTGGGTCATGTACTGCTCATATATGATAAAGTCCGCAAATGTCAATTAATGAACGGGTTGGCtcacaaactgaaaataattaatgTGCATACCTCATATTGGTGTTTCTCTGACTTTGCAGAAAATTACATGTAAGCATCAGCTGGGCGAGTTCCCAGTGTCATTGGCAGGTATGCATCACACCCTTCCCCTCTGTGACATGAGTTCTACATAAAAGCACTGTCACACCTGTGAGGTCACACTAGGGCCTAATATCTTAATGGCTTTATCAATTTTGATGTTAGTAGGTTTTTTCAACCTGGAAGTTTTTTGCACTGTTGCCCCATGTACTTCTGTGAAAACCCTGTGGTACAGTCAACATATGGATCTTCTATCATAGCCATTAtcaaaatgcaagaaaaatagaTATGCCTCCAACAATTGCtagaaaatactatatattagtatttctggggaacctgggtggctaagtcagttaggcatccgactcttgacttcagttcgggtcatgatctcacagtttatgagttccagtctcacactgtgctctgtgctagcagcttggagcctgcttggggttctcggtctccccctctctgttccaCACTTGCTCTTGCTCATggtttctaaataaatacatacatacatacatacataataaaacaaatttaatatattaatatttctgaCACTGTAAGAGATGTTTATATTCTCATGTTGCTGTGGTTTTATTGTATGTGTGTAGATGTATTTTGgcaattagaaaaagaatagtaTTCCCAAAAGGggttgaaataagaaaaatctgtggagctttttgaaataataatatgatGCAGATGTCGTGAGGCCATTAAGTCAGCATCTCTGGAGGCTGTAATGAATCCATGAATTCAGAGTTTGAACATTCActtgaataaaagaatgagataagcATATTCCCTTGAGAGTGGTCTGGGGAAATGTTGGATGACATGTGCAGGACACAAAATCTTAAAAGCTCCCACATTCAAAGTCTTCCATCACAGGGTCTTACCCCTAGTCATCTGGAGTCATAGCCGCGACAGAAAACTTTCTTTATTGCTCCCATCACATCCTTGTTCCACAGGGTATAGATGAAGGGGTTGGCCATGGGGATGATGATGGTGTAGAAGAGAGAAACTAACTTGTCCTGATCCTGGGAGTGGCTGTTGCTGGGCTGCAGGTAAGCATAGATGGCCGTGCCGTAAAACAGGGAGACCACTGTGAGGTGGGACCCACATGTTCCAAATGCTTTCCTCTGCCCTGCAGCTGACTTTATTCTCAACACTTCCCTGACAATCTGACTGTAGGAAAACGTGATTAATGCCACAGGAATCAGGAGAATGATCACATCAACAAAGAAGATCTCAGAGTCATTCCCAGTGGTGTCAACACAGGCAAGCTTGAGCAGTGGGGGGACCTCACAGTAGAAgtgatctattttatttctcccacAAAGTGGTACAAGAAAGATGAGCACCGTCTGCAATGAGGAGTTGGTAAAAGCAATGAACCATGATGCAGAAGTCATCAGGGCACAGAGACGAGGGTGCATGATCACCATGTAGTGCAGGGGCCTGAAGATGGCTGCATAGCGGTCAAATGCCATCACCCCTAGGAGGATGCATTCTGTGCATCCCAACCCTAGAGAGAAGAACAGCTGAGTTACACAGCCACCAAAGGAGATGGACTTGTCTGCCCCCCTGAGATGGACCAGGAGCTGAGGGACAGTGCTGGTCGTGTAACACAGGTCCAGAAAGCTCAGGTTggagaggaaaaagtacatgggagtgtgAAGGTGTGGGTCCAGGCGGGACAGTGCAATGATGGTTGTGTTTCCCAGCAGGGTGAGTAGATAGAAGATCAGAAGAACCACAAAGAGGACTCTCTCCAGTTGAGGCCGGTCAGAGAAACCCAGCAGGATAAACCCAGTGAAAGAGCTGCCATTTTTCTGTTCCATCTTTTTGTACCATGTGTTTCCTGTCAAGATCaagtatttaacaatttttaaaggtatattctAAGTAATCAAAAGTTACCAGTGGGtggatatattatattaaaagacATGGCTATGGAAAtgtatcagtaattactttaataaGTGATGTACTCTTTGAAACTGAAACCACTTAACCAATATAATTCCACATTATTGccaaaagtaaattattaatatataacataagaAAATCAATTCATAGACCTTTTGTTTGCATCAGTCACAGGTACAAAAGTTCTTTCAGTCTGATATTAATAGGATGtaaagtactttgaatatatatagGTATTTTAGAGAAAATGGTGATGAGGGAAAAAGGGGAAGTGAAATcagaaagaataggaaagagaTGCAGAGGCAgatccattattttaaatatgtatctcaAAATTCTACACAACTAGATTTGCACATGCCTTACATGCAGTACTTTATAATACAACATAATCTCTACAATGCAACTGGAGATAGGAATTTATGACCTACCATgtacttatataaaaaaaattcagttacatTCAAAATATGACTAGAtctgcaaataaatacatattgggATTTTTTCCCTGTGGTAGTACAACAATTAAATAATCAGAGAGAACCAGAATATACCACTCTTCAATTACAGGGTTAACTTTTGCTCTAAAGATGCTTAAAATTACCATTTAACAGAAACTCCAAAAGTTCATTGGCTGCATCAAATCAGTTAAAATCAGAACTCTAAAATCCAGGCCcaacattttcctcttccttctataGATTGGTTACATACATCAACTAGTGGCTGAAAAATTCCTGAAAGATGTAGGATTATTTCCTATCAACATTCTAATCACACAcataacagaaaacattttaaaaattactcaagCATGTAATTCTGATACAGACTGTAATGATTTACATTGCTCCCTATGataaaataagtaatagaaaAACACACAGAGCTAAAgacaaaaacaccctcacagcaATGACAGGTCAAAGCACTATAATACAAAACTTAATGTATACAATGAAAGGcataaacaaaacattatattGATATTACACAAAATTTCTGACATCCATCCATATTAGGTTAATTATTACCTTTCTGGACCCTACCTTGTAAAGTTAGTGACACTGGACCAAATACATTGCCAGATATAAGACTAGGTGATGACCAT comes from Suricata suricatta isolate VVHF042 unplaced genomic scaffold, meerkat_22Aug2017_6uvM2_HiC HiC_scaffold_237, whole genome shotgun sequence and encodes:
- the LOC115284856 gene encoding putative olfactory receptor 2B8 yields the protein MEQKNGSSFTGFILLGFSDRPQLERVLFVVLLIFYLLTLLGNTTIIALSRLDPHLHTPMYFFLSNLSFLDLCYTTSTVPQLLVHLRGADKSISFGGCVTQLFFSLGLGCTECILLGVMAFDRYAAIFRPLHYMVIMHPRLCALMTSASWFIAFTNSSLQTVLIFLVPLCGRNKIDHFYCEVPPLLKLACVDTTGNDSEIFFVDVIILLIPVALITFSYSQIVREVLRIKSAAGQRKAFGTCGSHLTVVSLFYGTAIYAYLQPSNSHSQDQDKLVSLFYTIIIPMANPFIYTLWNKDVMGAIKKVFCRGYDSR